In Vigna angularis cultivar LongXiaoDou No.4 chromosome 8, ASM1680809v1, whole genome shotgun sequence, the DNA window TATATTCTCCTAGGAATCACAAACCGATACAGTGATTTGTATAATTCattacaaaattacattttttcatGACAACTAACTCTGTGTGACAGACATCTACCGAAGAACAAAACTATCACAAGTTCACATAATACATTCAAATGATCACAAACCATGAATCGATTGACGACGTAATGACAAAAGCATAATTCAAAATTCAGCTATCAACACCAACTTCAGCCGGAGAATTAAGGTTTTTTAACTCATTACAATCCCATGGTTTCATTTTTCCACAATTTCTTGTAATGTCAACTTTTGTGACGAAATTGTAACTGCAACCACAACCATAAACCAGGGACAATACAGAACATAAGGATTACAAAGCTTGATAACGGTTTGGAGATAGACGTGGTTTAACCAAAACCTCCAGTGGAGTAGCTCTGGTGTTGGTAAATCCAAAGAACTCAGTCATATCAACAGGGTCGGTCGAAGGATTTGAGATGTCAAAGGAATGCAACATATTAGCCAAAGTGAAATGAAGCACGTTTAAGCCAAGGGACATTCCAGCACACATTCTTCTCCCACTTCCAAAGGGTAACAACTCAAAATGTCGACCCCTGAGATCCACATGTTGGTGAGTGGTGAGGAACCTTTCTGGTTTGAATTCTAAAGGATCTGACCAAACACTAGGGTCTCTGTGGATCTTCCACAGGTTATGCATTAGTCGAGTTCCTTTTCTTATGTGGTAGCCACCTAAGATGCAATTTTCTGAGAACACACGAGGTGATGAAAGAGGTGCTGGTGGATACAATCTTAATGTCTCTTTGATTATGGCTTGAAGATACACAAGTTTGCTTATGTCTGATTCTCTTATGTATCCATCTTTCCCAATATGCATGTCTATTTCTTCTTTAGCCTTTTCCATTGCAAGAGGATTTCGTACTAGCAGACTAAGTGCCCATGTAAGAGTAAAAGCAGTTGTATCAGTTCCACCCAAAATCAATTCCTGCAAAAAATGTTCAAGCTTCATCAAGAGTCCTCTGattaaaaacaagaaacaaactgGACATACTATATGTATATTCAATCTTTGACAGAATACAATTTTGCTTCCATGTCCATGTTCATAGCATTTTAGTAAATGGCTCATTATTCTACTTACCAGGGTAGTGGCTTTGCAAATGGTATCAGCATCAAACCCATGAATCGGAGCCCCATTAAGTGCTGAAATCATCACATCCATGAAGTCTTGATCGCCCTTAACCTTTCCATCCAAACCATTCTTCTCACGGTGCTCCTCCAACCACTCACTCAACAGCTTGTCCATTTCCTCAGCCGTTGCTTTCATGGCCTTCTCATGGCCCCCAAAGTCCAACCACCTCAAGCAAGGAACCCCATCAGCCACAGTGAAAGTGCCCATCAAATTCATGAACTCATCTAAATTCTTCATAAACCTTTCTGCCTTCTCCTTGCCCTCCACATGCGCCACACCAAAGTACCTCTTCCCCACCACCATCCTCACTATTATATTGaaagtcaaatgttcaaacCACTCTTTCATGTCCACCAAAGTAGCAGCATCATAACTAGATTCATTCTCCTTCTTGTTGTTTACACTAGTATAGCATAAATCGTATAGCTCTTTGAATGAGGTTTGAATCTCTGAGATACGAATGTGGCTGAGTTGCTCTATTCTGCGGTTGGAGAGAAAGTCAACAGTCACAATCTTTCGAAGCTCTCGCCAATAGGGTCCGTATGGAGCCAACCCTACGAAGGCTTGGTTGTAGGACATGACTTCCACAGCAACGAGTTTAGGGCGTGATGAAACGGCAAGGTCGTTTGTGGTGAAGAGTTCCTTGGACATTTCCCAGTTGCTGAGCACCAAAGCATCTTTCAGACCGAGTTTGATGGTGAACAAGGGTCCATACTTGTCAGCCAAAGCAGCCAAAGTTCTATGGGGTGTTTTTGAACCATTTAACAGTGAAAGATGACCAAGTATTGGCCATGCACCTTTCACTGTTGGAGCTCGTTTCTCAGAACAAATTCTACGATAtagatagaaaaataagaagattAGAGAAAGAAACGATGCAATAAGAGTGGTGGTGTTTAAGGTTAAGCAATTTAGGAGAAAGTCCATTTTTGCTTGTTATAAGGTGGAA includes these proteins:
- the LOC128193467 gene encoding cytochrome P450 82A3-like, giving the protein MDFLLNCLTLNTTTLIASFLSLIFLFFYLYRRICSEKRAPTVKGAWPILGHLSLLNGSKTPHRTLAALADKYGPLFTIKLGLKDALVLSNWEMSKELFTTNDLAVSSRPKLVAVEVMSYNQAFVGLAPYGPYWRELRKIVTVDFLSNRRIEQLSHIRISEIQTSFKELYDLCYTSVNNKKENESSYDAATLVDMKEWFEHLTFNIIVRMVVGKRYFGVAHVEGKEKAERFMKNLDEFMNLMGTFTVADGVPCLRWLDFGGHEKAMKATAEEMDKLLSEWLEEHREKNGLDGKVKGDQDFMDVMISALNGAPIHGFDADTICKATTLELILGGTDTTAFTLTWALSLLVRNPLAMEKAKEEIDMHIGKDGYIRESDISKLVYLQAIIKETLRLYPPAPLSSPRVFSENCILGGYHIRKGTRLMHNLWKIHRDPSVWSDPLEFKPERFLTTHQHVDLRGRHFELLPFGSGRRMCAGMSLGLNVLHFTLANMLHSFDISNPSTDPVDMTEFFGFTNTRATPLEVLVKPRLSPNRYQAL